AAGGTAACGCGATCACGGGGTGGGGGCGATCGGATATCCGGGGCGGGGGCGGGGGCGGGGACGTGGACCCGGCCCCGACGCGTCGCTGACAGGGTGACGACGACTGTGCGCCCCCGTTCGCGGCGGCGCGCTGTCCGGCGCCGACTCCCCGGCGGGCACGCGCCGCCGGTCACAGTCCGCCGCTCGCCCCCAGGTCCAGGCGCACCGCTCGCAGGTGGTCGGTCAGGGGGCCGAGGCCCACGTCCCGGCGGCGTTCGTCGACGGACTCGGGGTGGCGGATGGGGTAGGGGAAGAGGGTGCCGGGGTCGATGCGGGTGCCGTAGAACTGGGGCTGGTTCAGGGCGACGGCGCAGTGGTCGGCGATGTAGGCGTGGTGCACCCCCGGGCAGCGGCCGTCGGCGACGGCCTCGGCGATCAGGTCGCGGCAGGTGAGCTGGAAGCCGAGGTCGGGGGAGTGCAGCAGGAGCATGAGAGCCGCCGTCGAGGCAGGTTCGCCGACCGACTCGGCGGTGGGCCACCCGTGGCGGGCGACGATCACGCGCAGGGCGTCGCCGTTGCCGGTGTGGCACGCGGCGATACGGTCCCTGGCCCGTGCGGTGGGCGCGGACCGGGCCTCCTGGGCCAGCCGCCGTTCGTCCTCGGCCCGGCGGATCAGCTCGGCGGCGAGCGCCCGCATGCCGGGCGGCCCGGTGCCGGGCACGGGTTGCGACGTGGGTTCCATGGCCGGGGCGTTCTTCACACCGGCTCCCGGACGGCGAGCGAGAACCACACCCTCTTGCCCGCGTCCCCCGGCTCCGGCGGCTCGGTGCCCCAGTCGTCGGCCAGCGCGGAGACGATGGACAGTCCCCGCCCGGACTCGCCGCACGAGGTCACCGTGCGGGGGCGGGGCGGCACGGGCGAGGAGTCGGCGAGGGTGACGCGCAGTTCGCGCCCGGAGCTTTCGAGGACCACGGCGATGGTGTCGGCGGGGTCGGCGCTCGCGTGCCGGACCGCGTTGGCGAAGAGTTCGTCGGTGGCGAGGACCGCGTCGTCGAGGATCGCGGAGAGCTCCCAACGGGCGAGGTGTGCCGCCACCGTGCGCCGTACTCCGGCGGCGCACGAAGGGTGCGCGGGAACCGCCATCCGGACGAGGCGCGACCTCTCTGGGGAGATCAAGGCAACCTCACCGCGCCCGGGGGTCGTCCCGCCCCGCCGGACGGGGCGTCGTGGACGCTCCACCCGGGGTCGTGCGCTGCCGCGTCAGGGATCCGTCGGCGGGACGTACCGACACTGACCGCCGTCATCGAGTTTCCTCCACATCCTCGAAGGTGGTTTTCCCGGGGGTGCTGTTCCTGGGGGTGCTGTTGTCGAAGACAACAGCACCCCGCACACAAAACGCCAGGTGGTGGAGGGGTTGTGCAGTTGCGGGCGGGTAGTGGCGCCCGCTGGATAGGTTCCCCATCATGGTGAACGTCGACGAGAGCCCGTCCCTGCGGGAGCGGTACGTCCCCGCCGGGTGGCCCGGCATGCGGGGCAAGAGGGTGGTGGTCACCGGGGGTACCCGGGGCCTGGGCGAGGGCGTCGTACGGCTGCTGCTCGCCGAGGGAGCCCATGTGGCGACCTGTGCGCGCCGGTCGGCGGGGCTGACGGCGCTGGGTGACTCCTTGGCGGGGGACGAACGGGCCCGGCTGTTCACCGGCGCGCTCGACGTCACCGAGCCGGGACGGCTGGAGGACTTCGTCACTGCTGCGGCGAAACGTTTCGGCGCCGCCGAGGGCAGGGTGAACGGTCGAGACGACATGGACGGCCCCGACCGTCTCGACGGCCTCGTGGCCTGCGTCGGTGGTTCCCGGGGCGGCACGTTCGAGCAGGCGGACGGCGCCGACTGGGCGGCCACCTGGGAACTGAACGTCGGGCACACCGCACGTCTCGTCCGCGCCGCGCTGCCGCGTCTGCGCGCCGCCGGCGGTGGCTCGGTCGTGCTGATCGGCTCCGTCTCGGGCTGGAAGCCAGGGCCGCCCGCCCAGTACGGGGTGGCGAAGAGCGCGCTGATCCAGCTGGCCGCCTCCCTGGCCCGCGAGCTGGGCCCGGACCGCGTCCGCGTCAACGTCGTCTCGCCCGGCTCGATGCTGATCCCGGGCCGCCGCTGGGACCGGATGCGCCGAGAGGATCCCCGGGCGTACGAGGCGTTCGTCGGGGCGGAGCTGCCGACCGGTGCCCCCGTCACCCCGCACGAGGTGGCCCGCACGGTGGTGTTCCTGCT
The DNA window shown above is from Streptomyces akebiae and carries:
- a CDS encoding DUF6624 domain-containing protein, encoding MEPTSQPVPGTGPPGMRALAAELIRRAEDERRLAQEARSAPTARARDRIAACHTGNGDALRVIVARHGWPTAESVGEPASTAALMLLLHSPDLGFQLTCRDLIAEAVADGRCPGVHHAYIADHCAVALNQPQFYGTRIDPGTLFPYPIRHPESVDERRRDVGLGPLTDHLRAVRLDLGASGGL
- a CDS encoding ATP-binding protein, which codes for MAAHLARWELSAILDDAVLATDELFANAVRHASADPADTIAVVLESSGRELRVTLADSSPVPPRPRTVTSCGESGRGLSIVSALADDWGTEPPEPGDAGKRVWFSLAVREPV
- a CDS encoding SDR family NAD(P)-dependent oxidoreductase; translation: MVNVDESPSLRERYVPAGWPGMRGKRVVVTGGTRGLGEGVVRLLLAEGAHVATCARRSAGLTALGDSLAGDERARLFTGALDVTEPGRLEDFVTAAAKRFGAAEGRVNGRDDMDGPDRLDGLVACVGGSRGGTFEQADGADWAATWELNVGHTARLVRAALPRLRAAGGGSVVLIGSVSGWKPGPPAQYGVAKSALIQLAASLARELGPDRVRVNVVSPGSMLIPGRRWDRMRREDPRAYEAFVGAELPTGAPVTPHEVARTVVFLLSDWATGVSGVHLPVDRAQNAPSPEGY